The sequence gtacaagaaggcgaggtgcgcagcgggcaaggtggatcaatcaggtggaagatgacttgcggaccctccgtagactgcgtggctggcgacgggtagccatggaccgagccgaatggaggagactcttatataccgcacaggccacttcggccttagtctgaataaataataaatatatcaCCCTGAAAAATCGACTATTAAAGGTGCTAAGAGTGATAAAAAATCGTGATGGCAGTAGAGAAGAGCGATCGAACAGTGCGGTGATAAATCAACTCGCACAGCAGCAAGCCGAGTTAATTCGGTTGATGTCAGATCGAATGTCCGTCGGCGCGAGTACATCTTCTGCTGCTTTAAGTGCTGTACCTGCCATACCGTTGTCGGATCTAAAACTACCGCGCATGAATTTGCCCGTgttcagtggaaactatctcgAGTGGCAATCTTTCATCGATCTGTTTCGTAGCATGGTTGATCAGAACCCTTCCCTAAGAGATAGCCAAAAATTATACTTTCTCAAAACCAATCTCTCCGGTGAAGCGGCGTCGCTCATTTCGCATCTCAAAATTGAGGATGCAAATTACGCTCCTGCTAGGGGAAAGCTAAAGTCACGCTACGATAAACCACTAGAGATAGCCCACAAGCACATCGAACGCTTTCTGAATCAACCATCGATGACATCACCGTCTGCTGATGGAGTGCGCTCTCTACATGATGTCTCTGATGAAGTCGTTCGCGCTCTACAAGCTATGCAGAGAAAGGATCGTGACACGTGGCTACTCTTCATTCTCATCGAAAAGCATGACCATGAAACCAAACAGCTCTGGAACCAGAGAGTTGCTGATATGCCCGAAACAGCCGTAACCCTAAAGGCATTCCTTTCGTTCATCGACTCCCGCAGTTTAGCTTTGCAATCTTCACAGCCCGTCAAGCAACGAGCCGTTGCTACCTACAAGCCTCATATGAAGCCATCGTAGAGGGGAGCAATATGTATCCGAACTGCGACGTGTGTAACAGATCGCCCCATCCACTCTATCAgtgtggaaaattcattcatatgaaCTCAGAGGAAAGACTTTCTGCGGTTAGGGAACAAAGGTTGTGTGGCAACTGTTTAAAGCAGCATCTCGGGGAACCATGCAAATCAGGAAATTGTCGGAAATGTGGCCAATTCCACCACACCTTGCTGCATGCTGCTCTTGTGTTCCCCATCGAACAACAAGCTGAATCAACATCGTATGAAGCTCGACCCAGCGATGGTGCGGCCGCTCACTCGTTGATTTCGGCTCTTGATTCCACTGCTAATTTCGACGCATCTAACGTGCTACTCGCCACCGTTTCCATTAATGTCTTAGATAAGCAAGGGCGGCCGCATACCTGTCGCGCCGTCTTGGATTGCGCGTCTCAAGTAAGTTTCATCAGTGAAAGTTTGTGTAGAAAACTAAATCTGGATTTGATGGAGGCCGATATGGATCTAGAAGGTATCTCGTCAACTCCCGCTCATGTAGATAAATGCGTCGAAATAGTTGTAGCATCCCGTTGCTCAGACTATCGAACCACAGTTCCGTGTATGGTGCTTGAGAAAATCACTAAAACGCTTCCAGTGAAAGCAGCGAATATCGACGGTTGGCGCATCCCAACAGAGATCAATCTGGCCGATCCCCTCTTTCACCTTCCTGGTAAAATACACGTTCTGCTTGGCATTGAACTCTTTTTCCAGCTGTTAGAGCCTGTAAAAATTTCTCTAAGCCCTGACGACAATCTTCCAACGTTGCACAACACCAAACTAGGGTGGGTTGTTGCAGGTCGCGTTCGTGATACCAATGTAGCGCCGAACACATCGTCTCCAACGTGTTTGTTGGCTACTGCCGATAATAGCCTGGATCAGCAATTACGTCGTTTCTGGGAGTTGGAGGAGTATTCGAAAATGGCACCGCATCTCAGTGAAGAAGAAAAGCAGTGTGAAGATCACTTCTACAAGCACACTATTCGAA comes from Armigeres subalbatus isolate Guangzhou_Male chromosome 2, GZ_Asu_2, whole genome shotgun sequence and encodes:
- the LOC134209551 gene encoding uncharacterized protein LOC134209551, whose translation is MSDRMSVGASTSSAALSAVPAIPLSDLKLPRMNLPVFSGNYLEWQSFIDLFRSMVDQNPSLRDSQKLYFLKTNLSGEAASLISHLKIEDANYAPARGKLKSRYDKPLEIAHKHIERFLNQPSMTSPSADGVRSLHDVSDEVVRALQAMQRKDRDTWLLFILIEKHDHETKQLWNQRVADMPETAVTLKAFLSFIDSRSLALQSSQPVKQRAVATYKPHMKPS
- the LOC134209552 gene encoding uncharacterized protein LOC134209552; its protein translation is MYPNCDVCNRSPHPLYQCGKFIHMNSEERLSAVREQRLCGNCLKQHLGEPCKSGNCRKCGQFHHTLLHAALVFPIEQQAESTSYEARPSDGAAAHSLISALDSTANFDASNVLLATVSINVLDKQGRPHTCRAVLDCASQVSFISESLCRKLNLDLMEADMDLEGISSTPAHVDKCVEIVVASRCSDYRTTVPCMVLEKITKTLPVKAANIDGWRIPTEINLADPLFHLPGKIHVLLGIELFFQLLEPVKISLSPDDNLPTLHNTKLGWVVAGRVRDTNVAPNTSSPTCLLATADNSLDQQLRRFWELEEYSKMAPHLSEEEKQCEDHFYKHTIRNASGKYTVRLPFLHSPSQLGDSKHMAETRLSHIERKLNRNPYLKQEYHSFLKEYCELGHMTLTESPAPKNTVYLPHHCVVKEDSSTTKCRVVFDASAKTTSGKSLNDVLMTGPVLQDSLIIVNNR